A single genomic interval of Zingiber officinale cultivar Zhangliang chromosome 4A, Zo_v1.1, whole genome shotgun sequence harbors:
- the LOC121969122 gene encoding uncharacterized protein LOC121969122, with amino-acid sequence MKAPQNLKEAQKLWDEECTRAFEELKKYLETFPSLFKPITGEPLWVYLSATPEVVGVVLVKKQDNLQRLVYFFSHLLKGVESRYTALEKLIYGLMLMARRLRPYFLAYPITVLTNSSMGKALTNVEVAGMLIKWVTELGEYNIAYQPRTTIKAQALADFLTEIHQTDSEETWKVYVDGSSTQQGSGVEVLLISPQEDILQLAVRLNFRATNNEAEYEALLAGLQVARHVGDTRVIIYSDSQLVTQQVAGNFGINSDKLQRAPMINYLQRGILPTDLEEARLVRKKAHAYTMIEDQLYKRAFSRPLLKCLNMEEAGHALQEIHQRCCGNQAGGGTLARWVLLAGYFWPTLQKDALQQAFTSVAYPQSNGQTKVINREIVRGLKVKLDHVGGDWVDELQSIIWTHRTTPRESTSLTPFHLVYDNEAMVPIEIRMPSTRRMLYDEENVERRLAELDLISEIRERTVARLEAYRQRMKQSYDRRVVPHLFGEGDLVWKRVKPVGDVVKLAPQWDESYKVIRKLASGAYYLQDNRGRNLNRPWSANYLRSYRT; translated from the exons ATGAAGGCTCCCCAGAACTTGAAGGAGGCTCAGAAGTTG tgggatgaagaatgcacgCGAGCTTTTGAAGAGCTAAAAAAGTATTTGGAGACTTTTCCTTCTTTATTCAAGCCTATTACTGGAGAGCCGCTCTGGGTCTACctgtcagccacccctgaggTCGTGGGGGTGGTATTAGTGAAAAAGCAGGACAATTTACAACGACTGGTGTACTTTTttagtcatctattgaagggggttGAGTCTAGATACACAGCTTTGGAAAAGTTAATCTATGGATTGATGCTCATGGCTCGACGCCTAAGGCCTTATTTTCTTGCATATCCCATCACAGTTCTGACTAATAGCTCCATGGGTAAAGCCCTTACCAATGTAGAAGTTGCGGGTATGCTTATCAAGTGGGTGACAGAACTAGGAGAGTATAATATAGCTTATCAACCTCGCACGACTATTAAAGCGCAGGCCTTGGCTGATTTCCTGACCGAGATTCATCAAACTGATTCGGAAGAAACTTGGaaggtatatgtggatggatcgtccacacAGCAAGGAAGTGGTGTCGAAGTTCTTCTGATATCTCCTCAAGAAGACATCTTGCAGCTAGCCGTGCGATTAAATTTCAGAGCCactaataatgaggcagagtatgaagcttTATTGGCAGGGCTGCAGGTAGCCCGACATGTGGGAGATACCCGAGTAATCATATACTCAGATTCTCAATTAGTAACCCAGCAAGTAGCAGGCAACTTTGGGATCAATAGTGATAAGCTGCAG AGAGCACCAATGATCAATTATCTTCAACGAGGTATCCTGCCAACCGACCTTGAAGAAGCACGGCTGGTCAGGAAAAAGGCTCATGCTTACACCATGATAGAAGATCAGTTATATAAGCGAGCATTTTCCAGGCCTTTACTCAAGTGTTTAAACATGGAAGAGGCGGGACATGCCTTACAAGAAATACATCAAAGGTGTTGTGGCAATCAAGCTGGAGGTGGAACATTAGCTCGTTGGGTGCTGCTAGCTGgctatttctggcctaccttacAGAAGGATGCTCTGCAGCAG gccttcacaTCCGTAGCATACCCACAAAGTAATGGGCAAACAAAAGTTATCAACCGAGAAATTGTGCGGGGATTGAAAGTTAAGCTAGATCACGTTGGAGGAGATTGGGTAGACGAATTGCAAAGTATTATATGGACCCACCGTACAACACCTCGGGAGAGCACAAGCCTCACTCCCTTTCATCTAGTCTACGACAATGAAGCAATGGTGCCTATAGAGATCAGGATGCCTTCCACTAGAAGGATGTTGTACGACGAAGAGAATGTCGAACGGAGACTGGCAGAGCTGGATCTCATTAGTGAAATCCGTGAACGGACGGTGGCCAGGCTAGAAGCCTATCGACAAAGGATGAAGCAGAGTTATGATAGGAGGGTGGTTCCTCATTTATTCGGAGAAGGGGACCTGGTCTGGAAGCGAGTGAAACCTGTGGGGGACGTGGTCAAGTTGGCACCCCAATGGGATGAATCCTATAAAGTTATTAGAAAGTTGGCGTCAGGTGCTTACTACTTGCAGGACAACCGAGGTAGGAATCTAAACCGGCCCTGGAGCGCTAACTATCTGCGGTCTTACCGCACATAA
- the LOC121973078 gene encoding NAC domain-containing protein 2-like translates to MARKRDAEAELNLPPGFRFHPTDEELVVHYLCPKAAGQRLQVPIIAEIDLYKFDPWDLPEMALFGSKEWYFFTPRDRKYPNGCRPNRATGSGHWKATGADKPITPLGSAQPLGIKKALVFYHGKAPKEVKTDWIMHEYRLANSDRSPSKGSLRLDDWVLCHLYHKKNVWEKLQHEKEAASATKTTKFSGIQTISEKLQQIDCYMNLNQDGFRGALAADGLASIFNVSNTDRSYFRQSQPCLPPY, encoded by the exons ATGGCGAGGAAGAGAGACGCCGAGGCCGAGCTGAACCTGCCGCCCGGCTTTCGGTTCCACCCCACGGACGAGGAGCTCGTCGTCCACTACCTCTGCCCCAAGGCCGCCGGCCAACGCCTCCAGGTACCCATTATCGCCGAGATCGACCTCTACAAGTTTGACCCCTGGGACCTTCCAG AGATGGCGTTGTTCGGGAGCAAGGAGTGGTACTTTTTCACGCCTAGAGACCGCAAGTACCCCAACGGCTGCCGGCCAAACAGAGCCACCGGAAGTGGGCACTGGAAAGCCACAGGCGCCGATAAACCGATCACACCGCTGGGCAGTGCCCAGCCGCTGGGGATCAAGAAAGCGCTCGTGTTCTACCATGGAAAGGCGCCGAAGGAAGTCAAGACGGATTGGATCATGCACGAGTACCGCCTCGCTAACAGTGATAGATCGCCCAGCAAGGGCAGCCTAAGA CTGGATGATTGGGTCTTATGCCATTTGTACCACAAGAAGAACGTCTGGGAGAAGTTGCAGCATGAAAAAGAGGCAGCATCAGCTACGAAAACTACGAAATTTTCAGGGATTCAAACAATTTCCGAGAAGCTTCAGCAGATTGATTGCTACATGAACTTGAATCAAGATGGTTTTCGGGGTGCTTTAGCAGCAGATGGACTTGCTTCAATTTTCAATGTATCAAATACAGATCGCAGCTACTTCAGACAGAGCCAACCCTGCTTACCGCCATACTAG